The following are from one region of the Arachis duranensis cultivar V14167 chromosome 10, aradu.V14167.gnm2.J7QH, whole genome shotgun sequence genome:
- the LOC110276578 gene encoding replication protein A 70 kDa DNA-binding subunit C-like, translating to MVDLMFERRGGVVDVIIPGYEEDFKCKIIPPREAWRIKVRVLRAWTVPSFGNADVPNSMELILVDENSTKIQATVRKQLIHKFKDHLLEGSCYKMSYFAVVSNQGSYRATKHEFKLIFLFRTTVTTIPDDIIPKSCFSIYPFEDILQMSQDHDYLVDVIGLLTLVGEEKNYDRDGKTVKMVVVELSSQKMMLRCALFGEYVDQLNDFLASGYVEQPVVIVQLAKIKLFRGQPGLQNVMKATKIYFNPDLSEVIDFRKSMVEQGINGTQPLFIANEGKSVSLEDDFMRLTRRSTIDQLHDNKEDGSFVIMGTITDIVEEGCWWYSTCVCGKAVYPESGVYFCDLCMHHVTNVIPRFRLKVAVSDHTGQGIFILFDRETAYLLKKACADLFNEVQKEPTVLCGDSYPITFKTLEGKKVILKVDTKSLGIDKYFGTFRVKRICDDPTIISMFELAENENEVTPVKDAHVPGIGLDIGEPSYT from the exons ATGGTTGATTTGATGTTTGAGAGAAGGGGTGGAGTGGTTGATGTTATCATCCCTGGATATGAGGAAGATTTCAAATG TAAGATCATTCCTCCACGTGAGGCCTGGAGGATCAAAGTCAGGGTACTAAGGGCTTGGACTGTACCTAGCTTTGGTAATGCAGATGTTCCAAATTCAATGGAACTTATTCTGGTTGATGAAAAT TCTACCAAAATCCAGGCCACTGTAAGGAAGCAACTAATACACAAGTTTAAAGATCATCTTCTTGAAGGCAGTTGTTATAAGATGAGTTATTTTGCTGTTGTTTCAAACCAAGGCTCTTATAGAGCTACAAAGCATGAGTTCAAACTCATTTTTCTATTTCGTACAACAGTGACAACAATTCCTGATGATATAATACCCAAGTCTTGTTTTTCTATATATCCCTTTGAAGACATATTGCAAATGAGTCAGGATCATGACTATTTAGTTG ATGTAATTGGTCTTTTGACATTGGTTGGGGAAGAGAAAAACTATGACAGGGATGGTAAAACGGTTAAGATGGTTGTTGTCGAACTTTCTTCACAAAA GATGATGCTGCGATGCGCATTATTTGGAGAGTACGTGGACCAGTTAAATGATTTTCTTGCTTCTGGTTATGTTGAGCAACCGGTTGTCATTGTTCAACTTGCTAAGATTAAACTTTTTCGAG GTCAACCTGGTCTCCAGAATGTTATGAAAGCAacaaaaatttactttaatccTGATTTGTCAGAAGttattgattttcgaaaaag CATGGTCGAACAAGGAATTAATGGCACTCAACCTTTATTCATTGCGAATGAGGGAAAATCCGTTTCATTGGAGGATGACTTCATGCGCCTAACTAGGCGATCCACAATAGATCAATTACATGATAACAAAGAG GATGGGAGTTTTGTTATTATGGGTACTATCACTGATATTGTTGAAGAGGGCTGTTGGTGGTATTCCACTTGTGTGTGTGGAAAGGCAGTTTATCCTGAGTCTGGGGTCTATTTCTGTGATctttgcatgcatcatgtgacAAATGTGATTCCAAG GTTCAGACTTAAAGTAGCAGTTTCTGATCATACTGGACAGGGCATATTCATTTTGTTTGATCGTGAAACAGCTTATTTGCTTAAAAAAGCATGTGCTGACCTTTTTAATGAAGTCCAAAAGGAGCCAACT GTTCTGTGTGGAGATAGCTATCCTATTACATTTAAAACTTTAGAGGGTAAAAAAGTTATACTAAAAGTAGATACCAAGTCCCTTGGTATAGACAAATACTTTGGAACCTTTCGTGTAAAAAGGATATGTGATGACCCAACTATTATTTCTATGTTTGAGCTTGCTGAGAATGAGAACGAAGTGACACCTGTCAAg GATGCACATGTTCCTGGGATTGGTTTGGACATAGGTGAACCCTCTTATACATAG